Proteins from a genomic interval of Gossypium hirsutum isolate 1008001.06 chromosome A09, Gossypium_hirsutum_v2.1, whole genome shotgun sequence:
- the LOC107889566 gene encoding serine/threonine-protein kinase CTR1 isoform X1 produces MEMPGRRSYYSPLTQYPDDQYSVSISGAPPPYYDSLSSEVSSNKNSKVKPGLIDWDQNQSQNQQQTSRIGGGGGGGVGNTYASSIVTQRQSSGSSFGESSLSGDYYAPTISTTAVNEISAFMYGYDECFRHVDMRAKVGGSSGKSWAQQTEESYQLQLALALRLSSEATCADDPNFLDPVPDDSAIRAGSSGSAETVSHRFWVNGCLSYFDKVPDGFYLIHGVHPYVWKVCTDLHEHGRIPLIESLRSIDPTVDLPLEVISVDRRSDPGLKDLQNRVHNISCICITTKEVVDQLAMLVCSRMGGSSTTGEDDFFFYWRECSDNLKDCLGSVVVPIGSLSLGLCRHRALLFKVLADMIDLPCRIAKGCKHCRRDDASSCLVRFGLDREYFVDLIENPGYLCEPGSLLNGPSSISIFSPLRFPHPKPAAPAIDFRSLAKQYFLDCESLNLVFDGAPAGTTRDDENPGFSLNPKKLDKTGTERNNLVQISSNMDDISQLPLPPNIAQPTAYYRGSQYSHSMNINNDPSKHISPTGPRDDPVLVFSDVLRDATKDSRFAKGSQLVPHKPRKEVALEVDDLDIPWSDLILKERIGAGSFGTVHRAEWNGSDVAVKILLEQDLNAQRFKEFLREVAIMKCLRHPNIVLFMGAVTQPPNLSIVTEYLSRGSLYRLLHKPGVREMLDERRWLSMAYDVANGMNYLHRRSPPIVHRDLKSPNLLVDKKYTVKVCDFGLSRLKANTFLSSKSAAGTPEWMAPEVLRDEPSNEKSDIYSFGVILWELATLQQPWGNLNPPQVVAAVGFKGQRLEIPHDLNPQVAAIIEDCWANEPWKRPSFSNIMDRLKPLIKPSTP; encoded by the exons ATGGAAATGCCCGGTCGAAGATCCTACTACTCTCCCCTTACCCAGTATCCAGACGACCAGTACTCCGTGTCCATATCAGGAGCTCCACCGCCATATTACGACTCGCTTTCGAGCGAGGTCTCAAGTAATAAGAATAGCAAAGTGAAACCGGGTTTAATCGATTGGGATCAGAATCAGAGCCAGAACCAGCAGCAAACGAGTCGAATTGGCGGCGGCGGTGGCGGAGGAGTTGGGAATACTTATGCTTCGTCGATTGTGACGCAACGTCAATCGAGCGGGAGCAGCTTCGGCGAGAGCTCGTTATCGGGAGATTATTATGCGCCGACCATTTCTACGACAGCTGTGAACGAGATCAGTGCATTCATGTACGGTTATGATGAGTGCTTTAGGCATGTGGATATGAGAGCGAAAGTTGGCGGTTCATCGGGGAAAAGCTGGGCGCAGCAAACGGAGGAGAGTTATCAGTTGCAGTTGGCGTTGGCTTTGAGGCTTTCCTCGGAAGCTACCTGTGCTGATGATCCGAATTTTTTAGATCCAGTTCCGGATGATTCCGCAATTCGGGCAGGTAGCTCAGGCTCTGCTGAGACAGTTTCTCATCGGTTCTGG GTGAATGGCTGCCTATCATACTTTGACAAAGTTCCTGATGGGTTCTATTTGATTCATGGAGTGCATCCATATGTCTGGAAAGTGTGCACTGATCTACATGAACATGGTAGAATTCCGCTAATTGAATCTCTAAGATCTATTGATCCTACGGTGGATTTACCACTAGAAGTGATATCAGTTGACAGAAGAAGTGATCCAGGCTTAAAGGATCTGCAAAATAGAGTCCACAATATTTCTTGTATCTGCATAACCACTAAAGAAGTTGTTGATCAGCTAGCAATGCTTGTCTGTAGTCGCATGGG TGGTTCGTCTACTACTGGAGAGGATGACTTCTTTTTCTATTGGAGGGAGTGCAGTGATAATTTAAAAGATTGTTTAGGTTCAGTTGTGGTTCCTATTGGTAGCCTATCCCTTGGCCTTTGTAGACATCGAGCTTTACTATTCAAA GTACTAGCTGACATGATTGACCTACCATGTCGAATTGCAAAGGGCTGCAAACATTGTAGGAGAGATGATGCTTCTTCCTGCCTTGTTCGCTTTGGGCTCGACAG GGAGTATTTTGTGGACTTAATTGAGAACCCAGGCTACTTATGTGAGCCTGGTTCCTTGCTCAATGGTCCATCTTCCATCTCAATTTTTTCCCCATTGCGATTTCCACATCCAAAACCAGCTGCACCTGCCATTGATTTCAGGTCATTGGCCAAACAGTATTTTTTGGACTGCGAATCACTTAATCTTGTATTTGATGGTGCTCCAGCAG GTACTACTAGAGATGATGAAAATCCTGGATTCTCTCTCAACCCCAAGAAACTTGACAAGACTGGCACTGAGAGAAATAATCTGGTGCAGATCTCAAGTAATATGGATGATATTTCGCAGTTACCTTTACCTCCTAATATTGCTCAGCCAACTGCTTATTATAGAGGTTCCCAGTATTCACACTCAATGAATATTAATAATGATCCTTCAAAGCACATTTCACCGACAGGGCCTAGAGATGACCCAGTTTTAGTTTTCTCCGATGTGTTGCGGGATGCTACTAAGGATTCAAGGTTTGCCAAGGGCAGTCAGCTTGTTCCCCACAAACCAAGAAAAGAAGTTGCCCTTGAAGTTGATGATTTGGACATTCCATGGAGTGATCTTATTTTAAAAGAGAGAATTGGTGCTG GTTCTTTTGGAACTGTTCATCGTGCTGAATGGAATGGCTCG GATGTTGCTGTGAAAATTCTCTTGGAACAAGACTTGAATGCTCAACGTTTCAAAGAATTCTTGAGGGAG GTTGCAATAATGAAATGTCTACGGCATCCAAATATTGTTCTTTTTATGGGAGCAGTCACACAGCCCCCAAACTTGTCTATAGTGACAGAATACTTATCAAG AGGTAGCTTGTATAGGCTTTTGCATAAGCCTGGTGTGAGAGAGATGTTGGATGAGAGGCGTTGGTTGAGCATGGCCTATGATGTG GCAAATGGAATGAATTATCTTCATAGACGCAGTCCTCCTATTGTTCATAGAGATTTAAAATCTCCAAATCTTCTAGTTGATAAAAAATATACAGTGAAG GTTTGTGATTTTGGGCTTTCTCGTTTGAAGGCAAACACATTTCTCTCATCCAAGTCTGCCGCTGGAACT ccTGAGTGGATGGCTCCGGAAGTTCTTCGTGATGAACCGTCAAATGAGAAGTCTGATATATATAGTTTTGGTGTAATCTTATGGGAGCTTGCTACTTTGCAACAACCATGGGGCAACTTAAATCCTCCACAG GTTGTAGCAGCTGTTGGTTTCAAGGGCCAAAGGCTTGAAATTCCACATGATTTGAATCCTCAAGTGGCTGCGATAATTGAGGATTGCTGGGCAAA TGAGCCTTGGAAGCGTCCTTCATTTTCCAATATCATGGATCGGTTGAAACCATTGATTAAACCGTCCACTCCTTGA
- the LOC107889566 gene encoding serine/threonine-protein kinase CTR1 isoform X2, whose protein sequence is MEMPGRRSYYSPLTQYPDDQYSVSISGAPPPYYDSLSSEVSSNKNSKVKPGLIDWDQNQSQNQQQTSRIGGGGGGGVGNTYASSIVTQRQSSGSSFGESSLSGDYYAPTISTTAVNEISAFMYGYDECFRHVDMRAKVGGSSGKSWAQQTEESYQLQLALALRLSSEATCADDPNFLDPVPDDSAIRAGSSGSAETVSHRFWVNGCLSYFDKVPDGFYLIHGVHPYVWKVCTDLHEHGRIPLIESLRSIDPTVDLPLEVISVDRRSDPGLKDLQNRVHNISCICITTKEVVDQLAMLVCSRMGGSSTTGEDDFFFYWRECSDNLKDCLGSVVVPIGSLSLGLCRHRALLFKVLADMIDLPCRIAKGCKHCRRDDASSCLVRFGLDREYFVDLIENPGYLCEPGSLLNGPSSISIFSPLRFPHPKPAAPAIDFRSLAKQYFLDCESLNLVFDGAPAGTTRDDENPGFSLNPKKLDKTGTERNNLVQISRPRDDPVLVFSDVLRDATKDSRFAKGSQLVPHKPRKEVALEVDDLDIPWSDLILKERIGAGSFGTVHRAEWNGSDVAVKILLEQDLNAQRFKEFLREVAIMKCLRHPNIVLFMGAVTQPPNLSIVTEYLSRGSLYRLLHKPGVREMLDERRWLSMAYDVANGMNYLHRRSPPIVHRDLKSPNLLVDKKYTVKVCDFGLSRLKANTFLSSKSAAGTPEWMAPEVLRDEPSNEKSDIYSFGVILWELATLQQPWGNLNPPQVVAAVGFKGQRLEIPHDLNPQVAAIIEDCWANEPWKRPSFSNIMDRLKPLIKPSTP, encoded by the exons ATGGAAATGCCCGGTCGAAGATCCTACTACTCTCCCCTTACCCAGTATCCAGACGACCAGTACTCCGTGTCCATATCAGGAGCTCCACCGCCATATTACGACTCGCTTTCGAGCGAGGTCTCAAGTAATAAGAATAGCAAAGTGAAACCGGGTTTAATCGATTGGGATCAGAATCAGAGCCAGAACCAGCAGCAAACGAGTCGAATTGGCGGCGGCGGTGGCGGAGGAGTTGGGAATACTTATGCTTCGTCGATTGTGACGCAACGTCAATCGAGCGGGAGCAGCTTCGGCGAGAGCTCGTTATCGGGAGATTATTATGCGCCGACCATTTCTACGACAGCTGTGAACGAGATCAGTGCATTCATGTACGGTTATGATGAGTGCTTTAGGCATGTGGATATGAGAGCGAAAGTTGGCGGTTCATCGGGGAAAAGCTGGGCGCAGCAAACGGAGGAGAGTTATCAGTTGCAGTTGGCGTTGGCTTTGAGGCTTTCCTCGGAAGCTACCTGTGCTGATGATCCGAATTTTTTAGATCCAGTTCCGGATGATTCCGCAATTCGGGCAGGTAGCTCAGGCTCTGCTGAGACAGTTTCTCATCGGTTCTGG GTGAATGGCTGCCTATCATACTTTGACAAAGTTCCTGATGGGTTCTATTTGATTCATGGAGTGCATCCATATGTCTGGAAAGTGTGCACTGATCTACATGAACATGGTAGAATTCCGCTAATTGAATCTCTAAGATCTATTGATCCTACGGTGGATTTACCACTAGAAGTGATATCAGTTGACAGAAGAAGTGATCCAGGCTTAAAGGATCTGCAAAATAGAGTCCACAATATTTCTTGTATCTGCATAACCACTAAAGAAGTTGTTGATCAGCTAGCAATGCTTGTCTGTAGTCGCATGGG TGGTTCGTCTACTACTGGAGAGGATGACTTCTTTTTCTATTGGAGGGAGTGCAGTGATAATTTAAAAGATTGTTTAGGTTCAGTTGTGGTTCCTATTGGTAGCCTATCCCTTGGCCTTTGTAGACATCGAGCTTTACTATTCAAA GTACTAGCTGACATGATTGACCTACCATGTCGAATTGCAAAGGGCTGCAAACATTGTAGGAGAGATGATGCTTCTTCCTGCCTTGTTCGCTTTGGGCTCGACAG GGAGTATTTTGTGGACTTAATTGAGAACCCAGGCTACTTATGTGAGCCTGGTTCCTTGCTCAATGGTCCATCTTCCATCTCAATTTTTTCCCCATTGCGATTTCCACATCCAAAACCAGCTGCACCTGCCATTGATTTCAGGTCATTGGCCAAACAGTATTTTTTGGACTGCGAATCACTTAATCTTGTATTTGATGGTGCTCCAGCAG GTACTACTAGAGATGATGAAAATCCTGGATTCTCTCTCAACCCCAAGAAACTTGACAAGACTGGCACTGAGAGAAATAATCTGGTGCAGATCTCAA GGCCTAGAGATGACCCAGTTTTAGTTTTCTCCGATGTGTTGCGGGATGCTACTAAGGATTCAAGGTTTGCCAAGGGCAGTCAGCTTGTTCCCCACAAACCAAGAAAAGAAGTTGCCCTTGAAGTTGATGATTTGGACATTCCATGGAGTGATCTTATTTTAAAAGAGAGAATTGGTGCTG GTTCTTTTGGAACTGTTCATCGTGCTGAATGGAATGGCTCG GATGTTGCTGTGAAAATTCTCTTGGAACAAGACTTGAATGCTCAACGTTTCAAAGAATTCTTGAGGGAG GTTGCAATAATGAAATGTCTACGGCATCCAAATATTGTTCTTTTTATGGGAGCAGTCACACAGCCCCCAAACTTGTCTATAGTGACAGAATACTTATCAAG AGGTAGCTTGTATAGGCTTTTGCATAAGCCTGGTGTGAGAGAGATGTTGGATGAGAGGCGTTGGTTGAGCATGGCCTATGATGTG GCAAATGGAATGAATTATCTTCATAGACGCAGTCCTCCTATTGTTCATAGAGATTTAAAATCTCCAAATCTTCTAGTTGATAAAAAATATACAGTGAAG GTTTGTGATTTTGGGCTTTCTCGTTTGAAGGCAAACACATTTCTCTCATCCAAGTCTGCCGCTGGAACT ccTGAGTGGATGGCTCCGGAAGTTCTTCGTGATGAACCGTCAAATGAGAAGTCTGATATATATAGTTTTGGTGTAATCTTATGGGAGCTTGCTACTTTGCAACAACCATGGGGCAACTTAAATCCTCCACAG GTTGTAGCAGCTGTTGGTTTCAAGGGCCAAAGGCTTGAAATTCCACATGATTTGAATCCTCAAGTGGCTGCGATAATTGAGGATTGCTGGGCAAA TGAGCCTTGGAAGCGTCCTTCATTTTCCAATATCATGGATCGGTTGAAACCATTGATTAAACCGTCCACTCCTTGA
- the LOC107889566 gene encoding serine/threonine-protein kinase CTR1 isoform X3, which translates to MEMPGRRSYYSPLTQYPDDQYSVSISGAPPPYYDSLSSEVSSNKNSKVKPGLIDWDQNQSQNQQQTSRIGGGGGGGVGNTYASSIVTQRQSSGSSFGESSLSGDYYAPTISTTAVNEISAFMYGYDECFRHVDMRAKVGGSSGKSWAQQTEESYQLQLALALRLSSEATCADDPNFLDPVPDDSAIRAGSSGSAETVSHRFWVNGCLSYFDKVPDGFYLIHGVHPYVWKVCTDLHEHGRIPLIESLRSIDPTVDLPLEVISVDRRSDPGLKDLQNRVHNISCICITTKEVVDQLAMLVCSRMGGSSTTGEDDFFFYWRECSDNLKDCLGSVVVPIGSLSLGLCRHRALLFKVLADMIDLPCRIAKGCKHCRRDDASSCLVRFGLDREYFVDLIENPGYLCEPGSLLNGPSSISIFSPLRFPHPKPAAPAIDFRSLAKQYFLDCESLNLVFDGAPAGTTRDDENPGFSLNPKKLDKTGTERNNLVQISSNMDDISQLPLPPNIAQPTAYYRGSQYSHSMNINNDPSKHISPTGPRDDPVLVFSDVLRDATKDSRFAKGSQLVPHKPRKEVALEVDDLDIPWSDLILKERIGAGSFGTVHRAEWNGSDVAVKILLEQDLNAQRFKEFLREVAIMKCLRHPNIVLFMGAVTQPPNLSIVTEYLSRGSLYRLLHKPGVREMLDERRWLSMAYDVANGMNYLHRRSPPIVHRDLKSPNLLVDKKYTVKVCDFGLSRLKANTFLSSKSAAGTIVINIYFLLA; encoded by the exons ATGGAAATGCCCGGTCGAAGATCCTACTACTCTCCCCTTACCCAGTATCCAGACGACCAGTACTCCGTGTCCATATCAGGAGCTCCACCGCCATATTACGACTCGCTTTCGAGCGAGGTCTCAAGTAATAAGAATAGCAAAGTGAAACCGGGTTTAATCGATTGGGATCAGAATCAGAGCCAGAACCAGCAGCAAACGAGTCGAATTGGCGGCGGCGGTGGCGGAGGAGTTGGGAATACTTATGCTTCGTCGATTGTGACGCAACGTCAATCGAGCGGGAGCAGCTTCGGCGAGAGCTCGTTATCGGGAGATTATTATGCGCCGACCATTTCTACGACAGCTGTGAACGAGATCAGTGCATTCATGTACGGTTATGATGAGTGCTTTAGGCATGTGGATATGAGAGCGAAAGTTGGCGGTTCATCGGGGAAAAGCTGGGCGCAGCAAACGGAGGAGAGTTATCAGTTGCAGTTGGCGTTGGCTTTGAGGCTTTCCTCGGAAGCTACCTGTGCTGATGATCCGAATTTTTTAGATCCAGTTCCGGATGATTCCGCAATTCGGGCAGGTAGCTCAGGCTCTGCTGAGACAGTTTCTCATCGGTTCTGG GTGAATGGCTGCCTATCATACTTTGACAAAGTTCCTGATGGGTTCTATTTGATTCATGGAGTGCATCCATATGTCTGGAAAGTGTGCACTGATCTACATGAACATGGTAGAATTCCGCTAATTGAATCTCTAAGATCTATTGATCCTACGGTGGATTTACCACTAGAAGTGATATCAGTTGACAGAAGAAGTGATCCAGGCTTAAAGGATCTGCAAAATAGAGTCCACAATATTTCTTGTATCTGCATAACCACTAAAGAAGTTGTTGATCAGCTAGCAATGCTTGTCTGTAGTCGCATGGG TGGTTCGTCTACTACTGGAGAGGATGACTTCTTTTTCTATTGGAGGGAGTGCAGTGATAATTTAAAAGATTGTTTAGGTTCAGTTGTGGTTCCTATTGGTAGCCTATCCCTTGGCCTTTGTAGACATCGAGCTTTACTATTCAAA GTACTAGCTGACATGATTGACCTACCATGTCGAATTGCAAAGGGCTGCAAACATTGTAGGAGAGATGATGCTTCTTCCTGCCTTGTTCGCTTTGGGCTCGACAG GGAGTATTTTGTGGACTTAATTGAGAACCCAGGCTACTTATGTGAGCCTGGTTCCTTGCTCAATGGTCCATCTTCCATCTCAATTTTTTCCCCATTGCGATTTCCACATCCAAAACCAGCTGCACCTGCCATTGATTTCAGGTCATTGGCCAAACAGTATTTTTTGGACTGCGAATCACTTAATCTTGTATTTGATGGTGCTCCAGCAG GTACTACTAGAGATGATGAAAATCCTGGATTCTCTCTCAACCCCAAGAAACTTGACAAGACTGGCACTGAGAGAAATAATCTGGTGCAGATCTCAAGTAATATGGATGATATTTCGCAGTTACCTTTACCTCCTAATATTGCTCAGCCAACTGCTTATTATAGAGGTTCCCAGTATTCACACTCAATGAATATTAATAATGATCCTTCAAAGCACATTTCACCGACAGGGCCTAGAGATGACCCAGTTTTAGTTTTCTCCGATGTGTTGCGGGATGCTACTAAGGATTCAAGGTTTGCCAAGGGCAGTCAGCTTGTTCCCCACAAACCAAGAAAAGAAGTTGCCCTTGAAGTTGATGATTTGGACATTCCATGGAGTGATCTTATTTTAAAAGAGAGAATTGGTGCTG GTTCTTTTGGAACTGTTCATCGTGCTGAATGGAATGGCTCG GATGTTGCTGTGAAAATTCTCTTGGAACAAGACTTGAATGCTCAACGTTTCAAAGAATTCTTGAGGGAG GTTGCAATAATGAAATGTCTACGGCATCCAAATATTGTTCTTTTTATGGGAGCAGTCACACAGCCCCCAAACTTGTCTATAGTGACAGAATACTTATCAAG AGGTAGCTTGTATAGGCTTTTGCATAAGCCTGGTGTGAGAGAGATGTTGGATGAGAGGCGTTGGTTGAGCATGGCCTATGATGTG GCAAATGGAATGAATTATCTTCATAGACGCAGTCCTCCTATTGTTCATAGAGATTTAAAATCTCCAAATCTTCTAGTTGATAAAAAATATACAGTGAAG GTTTGTGATTTTGGGCTTTCTCGTTTGAAGGCAAACACATTTCTCTCATCCAAGTCTGCCGCTGGAACT atagtaataaatatatattttttattagccTGA
- the LOC107889566 gene encoding serine/threonine-protein kinase CTR1 isoform X4, with amino-acid sequence MEMPGRRSYYSPLTQYPDDQYSVSISGAPPPYYDSLSSEVSSNKNSKVKPGLIDWDQNQSQNQQQTSRIGGGGGGGVGNTYASSIVTQRQSSGSSFGESSLSGDYYAPTISTTAVNEISAFMYGYDECFRHVDMRAKVGGSSGKSWAQQTEESYQLQLALALRLSSEATCADDPNFLDPVPDDSAIRAGSSGSAETVSHRFWVNGCLSYFDKVPDGFYLIHGVHPYVWKVCTDLHEHGRIPLIESLRSIDPTVDLPLEVISVDRRSDPGLKDLQNRVHNISCICITTKEVVDQLAMLVCSRMGGSSTTGEDDFFFYWRECSDNLKDCLGSVVVPIGSLSLGLCRHRALLFKVLADMIDLPCRIAKGCKHCRRDDASSCLVRFGLDREYFVDLIENPGYLCEPGSLLNGPSSISIFSPLRFPHPKPAAPAIDFRSLAKQYFLDCESLNLVFDGAPAGTTRDDENPGFSLNPKKLDKTGTERNNLVQISSNMDDISQLPLPPNIAQPTAYYRGSQYSHSMNINNDPSKHISPTGPRDDPVLVFSDVLRDATKDSRFAKGSQLVPHKPRKEVALEVDDLDIPWSDLILKERIGAGSFGTVHRAEWNGSDVAVKILLEQDLNAQRFKEFLREFRLNCLLGCNNEMSTASKYCSFYGSSHTAPKLVYSDRILIKR; translated from the exons ATGGAAATGCCCGGTCGAAGATCCTACTACTCTCCCCTTACCCAGTATCCAGACGACCAGTACTCCGTGTCCATATCAGGAGCTCCACCGCCATATTACGACTCGCTTTCGAGCGAGGTCTCAAGTAATAAGAATAGCAAAGTGAAACCGGGTTTAATCGATTGGGATCAGAATCAGAGCCAGAACCAGCAGCAAACGAGTCGAATTGGCGGCGGCGGTGGCGGAGGAGTTGGGAATACTTATGCTTCGTCGATTGTGACGCAACGTCAATCGAGCGGGAGCAGCTTCGGCGAGAGCTCGTTATCGGGAGATTATTATGCGCCGACCATTTCTACGACAGCTGTGAACGAGATCAGTGCATTCATGTACGGTTATGATGAGTGCTTTAGGCATGTGGATATGAGAGCGAAAGTTGGCGGTTCATCGGGGAAAAGCTGGGCGCAGCAAACGGAGGAGAGTTATCAGTTGCAGTTGGCGTTGGCTTTGAGGCTTTCCTCGGAAGCTACCTGTGCTGATGATCCGAATTTTTTAGATCCAGTTCCGGATGATTCCGCAATTCGGGCAGGTAGCTCAGGCTCTGCTGAGACAGTTTCTCATCGGTTCTGG GTGAATGGCTGCCTATCATACTTTGACAAAGTTCCTGATGGGTTCTATTTGATTCATGGAGTGCATCCATATGTCTGGAAAGTGTGCACTGATCTACATGAACATGGTAGAATTCCGCTAATTGAATCTCTAAGATCTATTGATCCTACGGTGGATTTACCACTAGAAGTGATATCAGTTGACAGAAGAAGTGATCCAGGCTTAAAGGATCTGCAAAATAGAGTCCACAATATTTCTTGTATCTGCATAACCACTAAAGAAGTTGTTGATCAGCTAGCAATGCTTGTCTGTAGTCGCATGGG TGGTTCGTCTACTACTGGAGAGGATGACTTCTTTTTCTATTGGAGGGAGTGCAGTGATAATTTAAAAGATTGTTTAGGTTCAGTTGTGGTTCCTATTGGTAGCCTATCCCTTGGCCTTTGTAGACATCGAGCTTTACTATTCAAA GTACTAGCTGACATGATTGACCTACCATGTCGAATTGCAAAGGGCTGCAAACATTGTAGGAGAGATGATGCTTCTTCCTGCCTTGTTCGCTTTGGGCTCGACAG GGAGTATTTTGTGGACTTAATTGAGAACCCAGGCTACTTATGTGAGCCTGGTTCCTTGCTCAATGGTCCATCTTCCATCTCAATTTTTTCCCCATTGCGATTTCCACATCCAAAACCAGCTGCACCTGCCATTGATTTCAGGTCATTGGCCAAACAGTATTTTTTGGACTGCGAATCACTTAATCTTGTATTTGATGGTGCTCCAGCAG GTACTACTAGAGATGATGAAAATCCTGGATTCTCTCTCAACCCCAAGAAACTTGACAAGACTGGCACTGAGAGAAATAATCTGGTGCAGATCTCAAGTAATATGGATGATATTTCGCAGTTACCTTTACCTCCTAATATTGCTCAGCCAACTGCTTATTATAGAGGTTCCCAGTATTCACACTCAATGAATATTAATAATGATCCTTCAAAGCACATTTCACCGACAGGGCCTAGAGATGACCCAGTTTTAGTTTTCTCCGATGTGTTGCGGGATGCTACTAAGGATTCAAGGTTTGCCAAGGGCAGTCAGCTTGTTCCCCACAAACCAAGAAAAGAAGTTGCCCTTGAAGTTGATGATTTGGACATTCCATGGAGTGATCTTATTTTAAAAGAGAGAATTGGTGCTG GTTCTTTTGGAACTGTTCATCGTGCTGAATGGAATGGCTCG GATGTTGCTGTGAAAATTCTCTTGGAACAAGACTTGAATGCTCAACGTTTCAAAGAATTCTTGAGGGAG TTTCGCCTGAATTGTTTGTTAGGTTGCAATAATGAAATGTCTACGGCATCCAAATATTGTTCTTTTTATGGGAGCAGTCACACAGCCCCCAAACTTGTCTATAGTGACAGAATACTTATCAAG AGGTAG